The following proteins come from a genomic window of Canis aureus isolate CA01 chromosome 3, VMU_Caureus_v.1.0, whole genome shotgun sequence:
- the CPTP gene encoding ceramide-1-phosphate transfer protein, producing the protein MDDLESNFNLKIVLVSFKQCLNEKQEVLLDHYLAGWRGLVRFLNSLGAIFSFISKDVTTKLQIMEHLRGGPQREHYSSLQSMVAYEVSHKLVDLERRSRHPDSGCRTVLRLHRALRWLQLFLEGLRTSPEDARTAVLCTESYNASLAAYHPWIIRRAVTVAFCTLPTRKVFLEAMNVGSTEQAVEMLGEALPFIEHVYNISQKLYAEHSLLDLP; encoded by the exons ATGGATGACTTGGAGTCGAACTTCAACCTGAAGATCGTCTTAGTCAGTTTCAAGCAGTGTCTCAATGAGAAGCAGGAGGTGCTGCTGGATCACTACCTCGCCGGCTGGAGGGGGCTAGTCAG GTTCCTGAACAGCCTGGGTGCCATCTTCTCATTCATCTCTAAGGATGTCACAACAAAGTTGCAGATCATGGAGCATCTTCGCGGTGGCCCACAGCGGGAGCACTATAGCAGCCTGCAGTCCATGGTGGCCTACGAGGTGAGCCACAAGCTGGTGGACCTGGAGCGGCGCTCCCGCCACCCTGACTCAGGCTGCCGGACCGTGCTTCGGCTGCATCGTGCCCTGCGCTGGCTGCAGCTCTTCCTGGAAGGCCTGCGCACCAGCCCCGAGGATGCACGCACGGCTGTGCTCTGCACCGAGTCCTACAATGCCTCTCTGGCCGCATACCACCCCTGGATCATCCGCCGGGCTGTCACTGTGGCCTTCTGTACGTTGCCCACACGGAAGGTCTTCCTGGAGGCCATGAACGTGGGGTCCACGGAGCAGGCTGTGGAGATGCTGGGTGAGGCCCTGCCCTTCATCGAGCATGTCTACAACATCTCTCAGAAACTCTATGCTGAGCATTCTCTACTGGACCTGCCCTAA